From a region of the Marinitoga hydrogenitolerans DSM 16785 genome:
- a CDS encoding FliH/SctL family protein, whose amino-acid sequence MFNKRIIKGQYVIYESPENVQELEKETAENIAKKVIEDAEKEAKEIIEKAKKEAENIINEAHLAYAEEVEKGRKEGKEQAEYELNNIIQQYSLQLNNLLDSFSKSINLEIYNTRILLFNILKLLVNKFLNIEIFSSPKWIEHSLNKILEKFINFDYIKIHVSSNITRDFPELIEKFQSIDNIEIVEDITLSDFSMSVYTDMGKITINKEEILKQIMDMIEEELNDEGL is encoded by the coding sequence TTGTTTAATAAAAGAATTATTAAAGGACAATACGTTATATATGAATCACCCGAAAATGTTCAAGAATTAGAAAAAGAAACTGCCGAAAACATCGCAAAAAAAGTTATCGAAGATGCCGAAAAAGAAGCTAAAGAAATAATTGAAAAAGCTAAAAAAGAAGCTGAAAATATAATTAATGAAGCTCATTTAGCTTATGCTGAAGAAGTTGAAAAAGGTAGAAAAGAAGGAAAAGAACAGGCTGAATATGAGCTGAATAATATTATTCAGCAGTATTCTTTACAGTTAAATAATTTACTGGATTCTTTTAGTAAATCTATTAATCTAGAAATATATAATACACGAATTTTGCTTTTTAATATATTAAAATTATTAGTAAATAAATTTCTTAATATTGAAATTTTTTCATCTCCAAAATGGATAGAACATTCGCTAAATAAAATCTTAGAAAAATTTATCAACTTTGACTATATTAAAATTCATGTGAGTTCTAATATTACAAGAGATTTCCCTGAATTAATTGAAAAATTTCAATCTATTGATAATATTGAAATTGTAGAAGATATTACATTGAGTGATTTTTCAATGTCTGTTTATACTGATATGGGAAAAATTACAATCAATAAAGAAGAGATTTTAAAACAAATTATGGATATGATAGAGGAAGAATTAAATGATGAAGGATTATAA
- the fliG gene encoding flagellar motor switch protein FliG, with translation MAANKGNTATGLRKAAILVVLVGPERASKLLTELTEEEVEMLTLEVANLGKISDEEKSAVLNEFFELMKVKEFIKEGGVDYAKKLLEEAFGPEQAIKIIENLVTNLQVKPFDFLKRIDVAQIINVLQNEHPQTVALVLCYLPPAAAAQVIAGLPEDLQVDVIKRISIMDRATPDVVKEVESRMKDRLSSFAAQPFSQVGGIETTAEIMNNIDRTVSKNIFDRLSESDPKLSEEIRKKMFVFEDILKLDDRTIQRILREVDTRDLTLSLKGASEDLKEKILTNMSQRAAQMIQEELEFMGPVRLKDVDEAQQRIVAIIRKLEESGEIIIAGGGGEELIV, from the coding sequence ATGGCTGCAAATAAAGGAAATACTGCAACTGGTTTAAGAAAAGCAGCTATCTTAGTAGTTTTGGTTGGACCTGAAAGAGCCTCAAAATTACTAACAGAATTAACAGAAGAAGAGGTTGAAATGCTAACTTTAGAAGTTGCAAATTTAGGAAAAATTTCTGATGAAGAAAAAAGTGCTGTTTTAAATGAGTTTTTTGAATTGATGAAAGTAAAAGAGTTTATTAAAGAAGGTGGCGTTGATTACGCTAAAAAATTGCTTGAGGAAGCTTTTGGGCCAGAACAAGCTATTAAGATTATTGAAAATCTTGTTACAAACTTACAAGTTAAACCATTTGATTTCTTAAAAAGAATTGATGTCGCTCAAATTATTAATGTTTTACAAAATGAACATCCGCAAACTGTTGCTCTGGTATTATGTTATTTACCACCTGCTGCTGCTGCTCAAGTTATTGCTGGACTACCTGAAGATTTGCAGGTAGATGTTATAAAAAGGATTTCTATTATGGATAGAGCTACTCCAGATGTTGTTAAGGAGGTGGAGAGCCGTATGAAAGATAGATTATCCTCATTTGCCGCTCAACCTTTTAGTCAGGTTGGTGGAATAGAAACTACCGCTGAAATAATGAACAATATCGATAGAACAGTATCAAAAAATATATTTGATAGATTATCTGAATCAGATCCTAAATTATCTGAAGAAATTAGAAAGAAAATGTTCGTATTTGAAGATATTCTTAAACTCGATGACAGAACTATACAAAGAATACTCAGAGAAGTTGATACACGTGACTTAACCTTATCTCTAAAAGGTGCTTCAGAAGATTTAAAAGAAAAAATCCTTACAAATATGTCTCAAAGAGCTGCCCAAATGATTCAAGAAGAATTGGAATTCATGGGTCCTGTTAGGTTAAAAGATGTTGATGAAGCTCAACAAAGAATTGTTGCTATTATTAGAAAACTCGAAGAATCCGGTGAAATTATTATTGCTGGTGGAGGAGGAGAAGAGTTAATTGTTTAA
- the fliF gene encoding flagellar basal-body MS-ring/collar protein FliF → MNPFQMIKDYWENFSTNQKIIYSILSATFVFLLIFLIALNLRPNYQVLISGVDEQQGGKIIAKLEELNIPYKVGPGGSIMVPEKYNKYELWMKLALNGVLGNQIQGYELLQKQNFGATSYDKQVNYQIALEGELSRSISTMKGIQYARVHIVMPSRTYYTPADKSKPTASVLLFLEPGANIDSGQVKAIMDFVAGAVQNLDPKDVKVVDNNSRNLSAQVISEGNIADAATKFDLKRKIEEYYTQKIENKLQQVFGVGAIVVIPEVELNWQKIEEESRKVQPVNKTAGLIVSEQKESEEKYSTSGTSNIPGVDSNVPPYTTQTPDNQGSDTYKTLKTITNYDFNEIYQKVTDDKNGEIAEKSITVFIDLDKSPIPENDTTKAQIKSAISTATGATPSNINILFTKFNKELEAEYQKIVQQTERARTITVITIISVIFIIVLVLLIIGIINLNKKRKARKTILERKKKLEEAATRAIEEIEPEITEVTEDQKVFEKLTKIVDQSVDDVVEILKYWINQ, encoded by the coding sequence ATGAACCCATTTCAAATGATTAAAGATTATTGGGAAAACTTTTCTACAAATCAAAAAATTATATATTCTATTTTAAGTGCTACGTTTGTTTTTTTGTTAATATTTCTAATCGCTTTAAACTTAAGACCTAATTATCAGGTCTTAATAAGTGGTGTGGATGAGCAGCAAGGTGGAAAAATTATAGCTAAATTAGAAGAATTGAATATTCCTTACAAAGTTGGTCCTGGCGGTTCAATAATGGTTCCCGAAAAATATAATAAATATGAGTTGTGGATGAAACTTGCTCTTAACGGTGTTTTAGGAAATCAAATTCAGGGTTATGAACTGCTACAAAAACAAAATTTTGGTGCTACAAGTTATGATAAACAGGTGAATTATCAAATTGCTCTTGAAGGGGAACTATCCAGATCAATTTCTACAATGAAAGGGATACAATATGCAAGGGTGCATATTGTTATGCCGTCGAGAACATATTATACACCCGCTGATAAATCAAAACCTACGGCTTCAGTTTTATTATTTTTAGAGCCTGGCGCAAATATAGATTCTGGTCAGGTAAAAGCTATAATGGATTTTGTCGCTGGTGCTGTTCAAAATTTAGACCCTAAGGATGTTAAAGTTGTTGATAACAATTCAAGAAATTTAAGCGCACAGGTTATTTCTGAAGGAAATATTGCTGATGCTGCTACAAAATTTGATTTAAAAAGAAAAATTGAAGAGTATTATACACAAAAAATTGAAAATAAATTACAGCAAGTTTTTGGTGTAGGTGCAATTGTTGTTATTCCAGAAGTTGAATTGAATTGGCAAAAAATTGAAGAAGAATCAAGAAAAGTACAACCTGTAAATAAAACAGCTGGATTAATTGTAAGTGAACAAAAAGAATCAGAAGAAAAATATTCTACTTCTGGTACTTCAAACATTCCTGGTGTAGATTCTAATGTTCCTCCTTATACAACACAAACCCCAGATAATCAAGGTTCTGATACTTATAAAACATTAAAAACAATAACCAATTATGATTTCAACGAAATATATCAAAAAGTTACTGATGATAAAAATGGTGAAATAGCTGAAAAATCTATCACAGTGTTTATAGACTTAGATAAATCACCAATACCTGAAAATGACACGACAAAAGCGCAAATAAAAAGTGCTATTTCAACTGCTACTGGTGCAACTCCAAGTAATATAAATATTTTATTTACTAAGTTTAACAAAGAATTAGAAGCTGAATATCAAAAAATTGTTCAACAAACTGAAAGAGCCAGAACAATTACCGTTATAACGATTATTTCTGTAATTTTTATTATCGTTCTTGTACTGTTAATTATAGGTATAATAAACCTTAATAAAAAAAGAAAAGCTCGAAAAACTATTCTTGAAAGGAAGAAAAAACTTGAAGAAGCTGCAACACGTGCTATTGAAGAAATTGAACCTGAAATTACCGAAGTTACTGAAGATCAAAAGGTTTTTGAAAAACTTACAAAGATTGTTGATCAAAGTGTAGATGATGTTGTTGAAATACTAAAATATTGGATTAATCAATAA
- a CDS encoding lytic transglycosylase domain-containing protein: MKRFFFLVFLIISIISFSQKLDIYNKIFYKPGLHMELYTDSMFLNFEYILLSKYSYINSSELLNYVWSQDRKLIGGQMYVESSYYTHAISSSHAIGLLQLKPIVAQDFGIDNLFNPIDNVTGASAYHSYLYKILQSEKSQIAAYYQGPTSVLKNGINSSGLNYYRKVKKAQKNYKNTKIYSPFLIGVQGAVSQSFFELNSYSGLAYKDFEFYSTQNISFIKNNNSTEFNKINLNFGLMYMPKSSLSIGSTYGTDLNFYLRIGYPWSQNIISLKNLNDLDSYYLNIEAKNGLWLKIFVDNVFQINTGFSVYDIKFGIIFNSNYRIGIYMSL, from the coding sequence GTGAAAAGATTTTTTTTCCTTGTATTCTTAATAATATCCATAATTTCTTTTTCTCAAAAATTAGATATATATAATAAGATTTTTTATAAACCCGGCTTACACATGGAGTTATATACAGACTCCATGTTTTTGAATTTTGAATACATTCTTTTAAGTAAATACTCTTATATAAATTCATCAGAGTTGCTAAACTATGTTTGGTCCCAAGATAGAAAACTTATTGGGGGACAAATGTATGTTGAGTCAAGCTATTATACGCATGCTATTTCTTCAAGTCATGCAATTGGATTATTACAATTAAAACCTATCGTTGCTCAAGATTTTGGTATCGATAATTTGTTTAATCCTATTGATAATGTAACTGGAGCTTCTGCATATCATAGTTATTTATATAAAATATTACAATCAGAAAAATCTCAAATAGCAGCATATTATCAAGGTCCAACATCTGTTTTAAAAAACGGAATTAATTCCTCTGGATTAAATTATTATAGAAAGGTTAAAAAAGCGCAAAAAAATTACAAAAATACTAAAATCTATTCTCCGTTTTTAATTGGTGTTCAGGGAGCTGTCTCGCAAAGCTTTTTTGAATTGAACAGTTATTCAGGATTAGCTTATAAAGATTTTGAATTTTATTCAACTCAAAATATATCTTTTATAAAAAATAATAATTCTACTGAATTTAATAAAATAAATTTAAATTTTGGACTCATGTATATGCCAAAATCGAGTTTGTCTATAGGTTCAACTTATGGAACTGATTTAAATTTTTATTTGAGAATTGGATATCCTTGGTCTCAAAATATCATATCTTTAAAAAATCTTAATGATTTAGATTCATATTATTTAAATATAGAAGCCAAAAATGGCTTATGGTTAAAGATTTTTGTTGATAATGTTTTTCAAATTAATACAGGTTTTTCTGTATATGATATTAAGTTCGGAATAATATTTAATTCAAATTATAGAATAGGCATTTATATGAGTCTCTAG
- a CDS encoding purine-nucleoside phosphorylase — protein MNFDIKEYVKNVREAAEYIKSKISDKPEIAIVLGSGLHGIADKLENPLNISYTDIPNFPVSTAPGHKGELLFGKISGKNVMLMNGRFHYYEGYTMKEVTFPIRVMQELGVKILIVTNAAGGMNPNFEVGNPCLITDQINFMGDNPLIGQNCEEWGPRFPDMSEAYDKDLTEMAISTAKKLGIPIYTGVYLGITGPTFETPAELKMMRNFGADLVGMSTVPEVIVANHAGIKVLGFSAVTDKAVPDELKPVTAEEVIEIANKTGEKIADIILALLGEL, from the coding sequence ATGAATTTTGATATTAAAGAATATGTGAAAAATGTTAGAGAAGCTGCTGAATATATAAAAAGCAAAATTTCTGATAAACCAGAAATTGCTATTGTGTTAGGTTCTGGATTACACGGAATTGCTGATAAATTGGAAAATCCTTTGAATATTTCTTATACTGATATTCCAAATTTTCCTGTTTCAACCGCTCCAGGACACAAAGGAGAATTGTTATTTGGAAAAATCTCAGGAAAAAATGTTATGTTAATGAATGGAAGATTCCATTATTATGAAGGATATACAATGAAAGAGGTTACATTTCCAATTAGAGTAATGCAAGAATTAGGTGTAAAAATATTGATCGTTACAAATGCTGCTGGTGGCATGAATCCTAATTTTGAGGTTGGAAATCCTTGCCTTATAACCGATCAAATCAATTTTATGGGCGATAATCCTTTAATTGGTCAAAATTGTGAAGAATGGGGTCCAAGATTCCCTGATATGAGCGAGGCTTATGATAAAGATTTAACAGAAATGGCTATTTCTACAGCTAAAAAGTTAGGTATACCTATATATACTGGTGTATATTTAGGTATCACTGGTCCAACTTTTGAAACACCTGCAGAATTAAAAATGATGAGAAACTTTGGTGCAGATTTAGTTGGAATGTCGACTGTTCCAGAAGTTATTGTTGCTAATCATGCTGGAATAAAGGTATTAGGATTTTCTGCTGTAACAGATAAAGCTGTACCAGATGAATTAAAACCTGTAACTGCTGAAGAAGTTATTGAAATTGCAAATAAAACTGGAGAAAAAATCGCTGATATTATATTAGCTTTATTAGGTGAGCTTTAG
- the hpt gene encoding hypoxanthine phosphoribosyltransferase, with the protein MDIDPKKLKVLLTEEQILAKAKELGKQITEYYKNIKEEIVAVCALKGSVHFFSDLVKNIDHDMTYHFVRVSSYHGGTESSGKITVNSWVKENLENKHILLIEDIVDTGNTIRFLIDEFKKQKPASIKLTSLLIKNAHDHGIHVDFPGFEIDNYFVIGYGLDYDEKYRNLPFIGYVE; encoded by the coding sequence ATGGATATTGATCCAAAAAAATTAAAAGTATTATTAACTGAAGAACAAATTCTTGCAAAAGCTAAAGAATTAGGAAAACAAATAACTGAATATTATAAGAATATTAAAGAAGAAATTGTTGCTGTTTGCGCTTTAAAAGGTTCTGTTCATTTTTTCTCTGATTTAGTAAAAAATATAGATCATGATATGACATATCATTTTGTACGAGTGTCAAGTTATCATGGTGGAACAGAATCCAGTGGAAAAATAACTGTAAATAGCTGGGTTAAAGAAAATTTAGAAAATAAACATATTCTCCTTATTGAGGACATTGTTGATACTGGAAATACAATACGCTTTTTAATTGATGAATTCAAAAAGCAAAAACCTGCTTCAATAAAATTAACTTCTCTTCTCATAAAAAATGCGCATGATCATGGAATACATGTAGACTTCCCAGGTTTTGAAATTGATAATTATTTCGTTATTGGTTATGGCCTTGATTATGATGAAAAATATAGAAATTTACCTTTTATTGGCTATGTTGAATAA
- a CDS encoding biotin--[acetyl-CoA-carboxylase] ligase: MIGDKLIYFDTIDSTNKVLKEHWKDLPSETVVWASKQTGGYGRMKREWVSKRGGLWFSVLFKPKNRPMNPWHYVRLYTMAVKDVLLKYRLKSIIKWPNDLLVNEKKICGILGEGIYTGKTFAAIIVGVGLNVNNEIPDNLKNIATSYIEEKNKELNLKKLLKQINSIAYYKYYLKYFKNNTISIFTKKWISNLNIKNGDLIKIISQNVEKHGKIVSIHGDYLEVQFEDGIIENVYAGEVSVRKESV, translated from the coding sequence ATAATAGGCGATAAACTTATATATTTTGATACTATTGATTCTACAAATAAAGTATTAAAAGAACATTGGAAGGATTTACCTTCTGAAACTGTTGTATGGGCATCTAAACAAACTGGTGGATATGGAAGAATGAAAAGAGAATGGGTTTCAAAAAGGGGTGGTTTATGGTTTTCTGTTTTATTTAAACCAAAAAACAGACCTATGAATCCTTGGCATTATGTTAGACTTTATACTATGGCTGTAAAAGACGTTTTATTAAAATATAGGTTAAAAAGCATTATAAAATGGCCAAATGATTTATTAGTTAATGAAAAAAAGATATGTGGCATATTAGGAGAAGGTATTTACACAGGAAAAACTTTTGCAGCGATTATTGTTGGTGTTGGATTAAATGTAAATAATGAGATTCCTGATAACTTAAAAAATATTGCTACAAGTTATATTGAAGAAAAAAACAAAGAACTCAATCTAAAAAAATTATTAAAACAAATTAATTCTATAGCTTATTATAAATATTATCTTAAATATTTTAAAAACAATACAATTTCCATTTTTACAAAGAAATGGATAAGTAATCTTAACATTAAAAATGGGGATTTAATAAAAATTATATCGCAAAATGTGGAAAAACATGGTAAAATTGTTTCAATACATGGTGATTATTTAGAAGTTCAATTTGAAGATGGTATTATAGAAAATGTTTATGCTGGTGAAGTTTCAGTACGAAAGGAGAGTGTTTAA
- the panB gene encoding 3-methyl-2-oxobutanoate hydroxymethyltransferase, whose protein sequence is MSIKCFLKMKNKEKIAMITAYDYISAKIAEAAGIDMILVGDSASNVMLGNSDTIKIGMDEMLIFIKAVKMGAPNTFVVGDMPFLSYQISESEAIKNAGLILKAGADAVKLEGGKNVAPLIRKMVEYGIPVMGHIGFTPQSYKQIGISSKGKTKTEEDLLIESAVALDDAGAFSLVLEMVTEPVAKKITESISIPTIGIGAGRFCDGQVLVWHDFLGLNRDFEPKFLKKYLNGFDLFKKAIENYSKEVKDGTFPSIKNVFKPIDIESSDQK, encoded by the coding sequence ATGAGTATAAAATGTTTTTTAAAGATGAAAAACAAAGAAAAAATAGCAATGATTACTGCCTATGATTACATAAGTGCAAAGATTGCTGAAGCTGCTGGAATAGATATGATTCTTGTTGGCGATTCAGCATCTAATGTTATGTTAGGAAATAGTGACACAATAAAAATAGGAATGGATGAAATGCTCATTTTCATTAAAGCTGTAAAAATGGGGGCTCCAAATACCTTTGTTGTAGGAGATATGCCGTTTTTAAGTTATCAAATTTCTGAAAGTGAAGCGATAAAAAATGCTGGTCTTATTTTAAAAGCCGGTGCTGATGCCGTTAAACTCGAAGGTGGAAAAAACGTTGCTCCTTTAATAAGGAAAATGGTGGAATATGGAATACCTGTAATGGGACATATTGGTTTTACTCCTCAATCCTATAAACAAATAGGTATATCCTCTAAAGGAAAAACAAAAACAGAAGAAGATTTACTTATAGAAAGTGCTGTTGCACTTGATGATGCTGGCGCATTTTCTCTTGTTTTAGAAATGGTTACAGAACCTGTTGCAAAAAAAATTACAGAATCTATTTCTATACCAACGATTGGAATTGGTGCTGGAAGATTTTGTGATGGACAGGTGTTAGTATGGCATGACTTTCTTGGTCTGAATAGAGATTTTGAACCAAAATTTCTCAAGAAATATTTAAATGGTTTTGATTTGTTTAAAAAAGCTATTGAAAATTATTCAAAAGAAGTAAAAGATGGTACTTTTCCATCTATTAAAAATGTTTTTAAACCTATAGATATAGAAAGTAGTGATCAAAAATAA
- a CDS encoding DUF2520 domain-containing protein produces MIENNITINIIGPGKVGRSLYNCFKEKHIKTLLIDKNWDYKNKKLNGIVLITTQDENIIPVWNILQKHDLTKILAIGHCSGYLDSSFFDNIPHFSIHPNFPFSSIKKCHEIKNITWGIEGDEIGITFAKEIINILNGKYVIIPQNKKGIYHLAAVIASNFSYVLIKMAKDLYDEIEIKDINHLLDLSINSLNNIKKIGLKNALTGPVARNDFNTINNERDIFGEILGNVEVYDFFIKLLYKIKEDD; encoded by the coding sequence ATGATTGAAAATAATATTACGATTAATATAATTGGACCAGGGAAGGTTGGGAGAAGTTTATACAATTGTTTTAAGGAAAAACATATAAAAACGCTTTTAATAGATAAAAATTGGGATTATAAAAATAAGAAATTAAACGGAATTGTTTTAATTACAACACAAGATGAAAATATAATTCCTGTTTGGAATATTTTGCAAAAACATGATTTAACAAAAATTTTAGCCATAGGACATTGTAGCGGATATCTGGATTCAAGTTTCTTTGATAATATTCCACATTTCTCTATTCATCCAAATTTTCCATTTTCTTCAATAAAAAAATGCCATGAAATTAAAAATATTACTTGGGGTATAGAAGGTGATGAAATTGGAATTACTTTTGCAAAAGAAATAATTAACATTTTAAATGGAAAATATGTTATAATACCACAAAATAAAAAGGGAATATATCATTTAGCTGCAGTTATTGCTTCAAATTTTTCTTATGTTTTGATAAAAATGGCAAAAGATTTATATGATGAAATTGAAATAAAAGATATAAATCATTTATTGGATTTATCAATAAATTCATTAAATAATATAAAGAAAATTGGGTTAAAAAATGCCTTAACTGGCCCTGTAGCAAGAAATGACTTTAATACTATAAATAATGAAAGAGATATTTTTGGTGAAATATTAGGAAATGTTGAAGTTTATGATTTTTTTATAAAGCTGCTATATAAAATCAAGGAGGATGATTGA
- a CDS encoding substrate-binding periplasmic protein has product MKNVLLIIILLFMSISFGIIKVGIALTEPYAYFEEVNDGYLLKGIDINLIKMLSKDLNEKVEIYIYNFSDLIENGLKEMDMIIGGIHITDERKKHIKFTIPYLTTGLVILELKDNEKSEIKSFAVKNDSTGYKTVLKWKKYGKDIIYTVYETNEECLNAVLSKKVDGAFFDLVNAIYLMKKHPVKIYKEPLTKNDVGIGVKTKDLLEKINPLILKYRRENLIGE; this is encoded by the coding sequence ATGAAAAATGTATTGTTAATAATAATTTTGCTTTTTATGAGTATTTCATTTGGAATAATAAAAGTTGGTATCGCATTAACGGAGCCATATGCTTATTTTGAAGAAGTAAATGATGGATATTTATTAAAGGGTATAGATATAAATTTAATAAAAATGCTTTCAAAAGATTTAAATGAAAAAGTAGAAATATACATATATAATTTTTCTGATTTAATAGAAAATGGATTAAAAGAAATGGATATGATAATTGGTGGAATACATATAACAGATGAAAGAAAAAAACACATAAAATTCACTATTCCATATTTAACAACAGGGCTTGTTATTTTAGAACTAAAGGATAATGAAAAAAGTGAAATAAAATCTTTTGCGGTTAAAAATGATTCAACGGGATATAAAACAGTTTTAAAATGGAAAAAATATGGAAAAGATATTATTTATACAGTATATGAAACAAATGAAGAATGCTTAAATGCAGTTCTAAGTAAAAAAGTTGATGGTGCATTTTTTGATTTGGTAAATGCAATATATTTAATGAAAAAACATCCTGTTAAAATTTATAAAGAGCCATTAACAAAAAACGATGTTGGAATAGGTGTTAAAACAAAGGATCTTTTAGAAAAAATAAATCCTTTAATATTAAAATATAGAAGAGAAAATTTAATAGGTGAGTAA
- a CDS encoding HD-GYP domain-containing protein — translation MISLKKWFKNNIKIIFSLLFIILYIIWIVFIYHIIAFDAEKRMDVQYNKILKTIEFQENSIFNDIKLVTNSYVYAVDSKKVLEDVVNNNMYIKSIIDYKPLSDVIDKGYPEKFLNNNLKLEIKNKIKDLEKGKYIKFNTKDSLFYIMPYFYKLIENQEIFQGLLIFEIDKDSMLNQVKEFLLDDEKIVSTKPIKNFFIKYKEYRFYSTKYYYVISFKGKVYTFFYLSLILFFIVIVLYYIIKTLFVRFLEKNMIEPVKDFSEYIRESKVEPYNKEFKIVEFENMRKAFNEMIIKMKNNKIELESAYEETNAMNEELIETNKKLEQYIKKFESIIKIIGNMSLQDFDEKKFFDEFLKLSIDMIPEVKYGSIVIKENKNWKFISTYGHNFEILKHVVFPEKNFIYAKKSKIVEDIISEDKILLDNKNYKMIKEATIPIKKSILVPLKINDIIIGQIALDTDREVDISEESVKLVETLSIISSVFIRLKRVSKEEGKLHKNIILALIKALEYYDKYTKGHSERVAKYSTEFAEFINLSKEKIKKLYWSSITHDIGKFFIPQTILNKPGKLNDEEYEIIKEHPVKSYELLSKNEYLNEFSIIVRHHHERWDGTGYPDGLKEENIPYFSRIISLADSFDAMRTERPYKKEMRIDEIIEEIRRNAGTQFDPILSSKFIEFLRRKYL, via the coding sequence ATGATTTCTTTAAAAAAGTGGTTTAAAAATAATATAAAAATAATTTTTTCATTATTATTTATAATTCTCTATATAATATGGATTGTTTTCATTTACCATATTATAGCTTTTGATGCTGAAAAAAGAATGGATGTACAATATAATAAAATATTAAAAACAATAGAATTTCAAGAAAATTCTATTTTTAACGATATAAAGTTAGTCACAAATTCTTATGTTTATGCTGTTGACTCAAAAAAAGTTTTAGAAGACGTTGTAAATAACAATATGTATATAAAATCAATAATTGACTATAAACCACTTTCGGATGTGATTGATAAAGGATATCCAGAAAAATTTTTGAATAATAATTTAAAGCTTGAAATAAAAAATAAAATAAAAGATTTAGAGAAAGGTAAATATATTAAATTTAACACAAAAGATAGCTTGTTTTATATAATGCCGTATTTTTATAAATTGATAGAGAATCAAGAAATTTTTCAGGGCCTTTTAATATTTGAAATTGATAAAGATTCTATGCTAAATCAAGTAAAAGAATTTTTATTAGATGATGAAAAAATAGTGAGCACGAAACCAATAAAAAATTTTTTTATAAAATACAAAGAATATAGATTTTATTCAACAAAATATTATTATGTAATAAGTTTTAAGGGAAAGGTTTATACATTTTTTTACTTATCTTTGATTTTATTTTTTATTGTTATTGTATTATACTATATAATAAAAACATTATTCGTAAGATTTTTAGAAAAAAACATGATAGAGCCAGTAAAAGATTTTTCTGAATATATAAGAGAATCAAAAGTAGAACCATATAATAAAGAATTTAAAATAGTAGAATTTGAAAATATGAGAAAAGCATTTAATGAAATGATAATAAAAATGAAAAATAACAAAATTGAATTAGAAAGTGCTTATGAAGAAACTAATGCTATGAATGAAGAATTAATAGAAACCAATAAAAAATTAGAACAATATATTAAAAAATTTGAAAGTATTATCAAAATAATAGGGAATATGAGTTTACAGGATTTTGATGAAAAAAAATTCTTTGATGAATTTTTGAAATTATCAATAGATATGATACCAGAAGTAAAATATGGTAGTATCGTAATTAAAGAAAATAAAAACTGGAAATTTATTTCAACCTATGGGCATAATTTTGAAATATTAAAACATGTTGTTTTTCCTGAAAAAAATTTTATTTATGCGAAAAAATCAAAAATTGTTGAGGATATAATTAGCGAAGATAAAATATTATTAGATAATAAAAATTACAAAATGATAAAAGAAGCAACAATTCCAATAAAAAAGAGCATATTAGTACCTTTAAAGATAAACGATATTATAATTGGTCAGATAGCCCTTGATACAGATAGAGAAGTAGATATATCAGAAGAAAGTGTAAAACTCGTTGAAACTTTGAGCATAATTTCTTCAGTATTTATAAGATTAAAAAGAGTCTCTAAAGAGGAAGGAAAGTTACATAAGAATATTATATTAGCTCTTATTAAAGCGCTTGAATATTATGATAAATATACAAAAGGTCATTCAGAAAGAGTGGCAAAATATTCAACAGAATTTGCAGAATTTATAAATCTATCTAAAGAAAAAATAAAAAAACTTTATTGGTCGAGCATCACACATGACATAGGAAAATTTTTTATTCCACAAACAATATTAAATAAACCTGGTAAATTAAATGATGAAGAATATGAAATTATAAAAGAACATCCAGTAAAAAGTTATGAATTATTATCTAAAAATGAATATTTAAATGAATTTTCCATTATAGTTAGACATCATCATGAGAGATGGGACGGAACCGGATATCCAGATGGTTTAAAAGAAGAAAATATACCATACTTTTCTAGGATAATTTCTCTTGCAGATAGTTTTGATGCAATGAGAACAGAAAGACCGTACAAAAAAGAAATGAGGATTGATGAAATAATAGAAGAAATAAGAAGAAATGCAGGTACACAATTCGATCCAATTTTATCGAGTAAATTTATTGAATTTTTGAGGAGGAAGTATCTGTGA